One window of Misgurnus anguillicaudatus chromosome 13, ASM2758022v2, whole genome shotgun sequence genomic DNA carries:
- the aldh8a1 gene encoding 2-aminomuconic semialdehyde dehydrogenase, whose amino-acid sequence MSKGERQTNYQVLENYIGGKFVPCTKHIDSFDPSTGEVYCKVPDSGPQEVDAAVKAAKEAFPEWSAKSPEERSKVLNKLADLIEARQEEFVQAESKDQGKTVTFARNVDIPRSAYNFRFFASSVLHHLTDCSQMDHMGCVLYTIRCPVGVAGLISPWNLPLYLLTWKIAPAVATGNTVVAKPSEMTSVTAWMMCQLLEEAGFPPGVVNIVFGTGPRAGDALVSHPDVPLISFTGSTATARLITERGAPYCKKLSLELGGKNPAIIFADADMEQCISTTVRSSFSNQGEICLCTSRIFVERSIYPEFLARFVEAAQQWKTGVPTDPSNNNGALISKEHLEKVRRYVALALAEGAQVHCGEGVDKLNLPQRNAGGYFMLPTVISGVADTSALMQEEIFGPVTCVTPFDKEEEVISRANAVRYGLSAAVWSRDVGRVHRVARKLQAGLVWTNCWLIRDLNLPFGGMKSSGIGREGGKDSYHFFTEVKTIAIKH is encoded by the exons ATGTCTAAAGGAGAGAGACAAACGAATTACCAAGTGCTGGAAAACTACATCGGAGGGAAATTTGTACCATGCACCAAGCATATAGACTCATTCGACCCATCAACCGGAGAGGTTTATTGCAAAGTACCAGACAGTGGACCACAAGAG GTGGATGCCGCGGTGAAAGCAGCCAAAGAAGCCTTTCCTGAATGGTCAGCAAAGAGTCCAGAGGAGAGATCTAAAGTGTTGAATAAACTGGCAGACCTGATAGAGGCTCGGCAAGAGGAGTTTGTGCAGGCTGAGTCTAAAGACCAGG GAAAGACTGTAACTTTTGCTCGAAATGTGGACATTCCACGATCAGCGTACAACTTCCGTTTCTTCGCATCGTCTGTTTTGCATCACCTTACTGACTGCAGTCAGATGGATCACATGGGTTGTGTCCTTTACACAATACGCTGTCCTGTAGGAGTGG CTGGTCTTATAAGTCCATGGAATCTGCCATTGTATCTCCTGACCTGGAAAATTGCCCCGGCTGTTGCTACAGGCAACACAGTGGTGGCGAAACCCAGTGAAATGACCTCAGTCACTGCTTGGATGATGTGTCAGCTGTTGGAGGAAGCTG GCTTTCCACCCGGAGTGGTTAACATTGTGTTTGGCACCGGTCCACGTGCAGGGGATGCTTTGGTGTCCCACCCTGATGTTCCACTTATTTCGTTCACGGGGAGCACGGCTACAGCAAGACTGATAACCGAGCGTGGTGCACCATATTGTAAGAAACTTTCTTTGGAGCTTGGTGGAAAAAATCCTGCAATTATATTTGCCGATGCTGACATGGAGCAATGCATCAGCACTACTGTACGATCAAGCTTCTCCAATCAG GGAGAGATCTGTCTCTGTACCAGCAGAATCTTTGTTGAACGGAGTATATATCCAGAATTTCTTGCTCGCTTTGTGGAGGCAGCTCAGCAGTGGAAAACTGGAGTGCCCACTGATCCCTCCAACAACAATGGTGCCCTCATCAGCAAAGAGCACTTGGAAAAG GTCAGACGTTATGTTGCTTTAGCGCTGGCTGAGGGTGCTCAGGTACATTGTGGGGAGGGTGTGGACAAACTTAACCTTCCTCAGCGAAATGCGGGTGGCTATTTTATGCTGCCCACCGTCATCTCTGGGGTGGCAGATACGTCCGCCTTGATGCAGGAAGAGATATTCGGACCCGTTACCTGTGTGACACCCTTCGATAAAGAAGAGGAAGTGATATCACGAGCCAACGCTGTACGCTACGGCTTATCCGCCGCAGTTTGGTCCCGAGATGTGGGGCGCGTGCACAGGGTTGCTAGGAAACTGCAGGCTGGCTTAGTGTGGACCAACTGCTGGCTGATCAGAGATTTAAATCTTCCGTTTGGGGGTATGAAAAGCTCTGGGATTGGTAGAGAAGGGGGCAAAGATTCATACCACTTCTTTACAGAAGTTAAAACGATCGCTATCAAACACTAA